A segment of the Candidatus Zixiibacteriota bacterium genome:
GCACGGACAGACTGTGCGGCATCTTCCCAGAAAAACCAGGTTCGCCGGTTATCTTGTGAACGGCACAATGCAACTGGGATCGCTCGAACAGATCGCCGCGCACACCCGCCGAATCGTGGTGGGGGATTTTCGTCAGGCCGATATCGCCCTTGGAAACGAGGGGGCGCCGATCACAGGTGCGGCCATGCATCGGCTTTTTGCCGCCGTTGAAGAATCGCGGCTGATTGTCAATATCGGAGGGATGTCCAACTTCTTCTATTTTCCGGGTAGAAAAGCCCGCCGTGCGCCGGCAGCCGCGGATTGCGGTCCCGGTAACAGCCTGTGCGACATCCTGGCTTCACGACTGTTCGGCGTCCCGTTTGATCGCGGCGGTAAGCTGGCGCGCTCGGGGCGTACGAGCCAGCGCCTGCTTACGCTGCTCCTGGGGCAGCCGTATTTCAAGAGAGGAGCACGGTCGACCGGCCGAGAGGAATTCGGACAGCGGTTAGCCGACCGCTTGATAGCAGCCGGCAGGAAGCTCCGTCTCGAAAAAGCAGATATCCTCGCCACCGCCGCGGAACTGACGGTGTGCGCGATCAGCCGCAGCCTTCGCCCGTTCATTCGGCGCGACCGCACCGTGCGGAGTTTGTATTTGACCGGCGGCGGCGTGCACAACAGATTCTTTGTAGAACGATTGCGCGGGTTGTCGGACAGCCTCGCGGTAGAATCGATCGCGGCGCTGGGCTACGACTCTGACCTGGTGGAAGCCTCGGCATACGCGGTCATGGGCGAGGCCGCCCTGCGCGGCGAGGCGCTCCCGACTCGGTTTGGGTCCGGCATGAGAAAACCGCACCGACCGGTATTGGGACGAATTGTCCAGCCGCCACATTAAGGACTGATTTTGACACAGGAAGTGATTTATAGCGTATCGCTTAAGTGCGTCGGCCGATTGTCCATACGCATGGCTGCGGGACTTGCGCTGCTCGGTCTGCTCTGGGGATGCGGAGGCGTACCGGGATTGCAGGATGAATCCCTGGATTCGGTCATTCGGATTCCGTTTGTGCGTGTCCTTCTGGACGAGAAAGCCGAGGGTGTGCAGGCCGGTTCCGATGCCTCGTTCGCCATTGAGTGTCTTCGCGGCGGGCGACAAGAGGTGTTCTATTCCAGTCAACCGGTGACCGTCCAACCGGTAAGATCACTCCTTTCAGTCAGCAACGCGAGAGGCGATGCTATCCGGGCGGATCTCGACGAAGTAAATGTCATTCCGCGCGGTGCCGGAAACCGGGTCCGCTTCGGCGACCGGAAATACCGCGGGCTGCTTCGATTTCTTCCGCGCGGGGAAGTCGTGCGGGTGATCAATGTCATCTACATGGAAGACTACCTTCGCGGGGTGGTGCCGCCGGAAATCGGCCTTCGCGCCAAGACCGAAATGGAGGCCGTCAAGGCCCAGGCGGTGGCGGCGCGCACCTACGCCATGGCTCACCTGAAGCAGTATGAGGGCGAGCCATACGATATGAAGGCCAGCATCATGGATCAGGTCTACGAAGGTTTCACCGGCGAGAATGCACTGTCCAACAAGGCAATTGACCTGACCGCCGGCCAGGTGGCTACATATCAGGACGACATGATCGATGCCTACTTTCATTCCACCTGCGGCGGGCGTACCGACAACATTGCCGACGTCTGGGACCGCAAGGAAGTGCCATACCTCAAATCGGTGGAAGATTTTGAAGCTTGCTCCTGGTCCAAGTATTACAACTGGCAAGAGGCCTTTACCGAGCAGCAATTGCGCGGTCGGATCGAGCAGTATCTGGCATCGGATCGGGGACGCGATCTCAGGATCGGCACGATCACCGATGTCTCCGTTTCGGAGCGTACAGCCGGAGGGAGAGTGCGTCGGCTGCTGGTACGGACAGATCAGGATGTCTATCGCTTTGAAAAGGACCGCATCCGCTGGGTGATCGGGCGAACCTCCAATCCCGACCTGATACTGCCGTCGGACAGATTCGATATCGATATCGAGCGCGACGCCGCTCAGAACATCGTATCCGTGACCTTTCGCGGACAGGGGTACGGCCACGGGGTCGGCATGTGTCAGTGCGGCGCGATCGGCCATTCGCGAAACGGCTGGAATTACGAGCGTATCCTCAAGCACTACTACGCCAGCGTGGACATCAAGAAGCTCTATTAGGTGTTTAAGGTTGCTTTGGAGACGGTGGTGTGGCACCGTAGGATCATGCGGGTCGCAGGCGCAATCCTGGGTGTGCTGATAATCGCAACGCCGGCGGCGGCGGAGGACTACCGCTACGCTCTCGGCGGCGGGGCCGGACTTGTATCGATGTCGGGCGGCAAATTCTTCAGTTTCCCCGGCAAGGCGGCGTTCGAGGCGGCGCTCGCCCACCGGCTGTCGTCGCGCTGGCAGCTCGTACTCGATTACTCGGTGTACACACTTGCCAACGACGAAAACAAGCTGTCGGTGGATACGTCCGGATCGTTTCAAAACAACAGCCCGCTCGATTTCGCGGCCACCCGGTTGGGGATTCGTCTGGACCGAAAGCTCTCTGAACCCGACCGGCTGTTCAACCTCACCGCCGGTCTCGGCGGCGGCCTGCTTATCTGGAAAGGGATCGATCCGGATTCCAACACCACCTATGTCGTGCGAGGCGACCAGGACCAGCCTACAGATTTCTCAGCCACGGAGCTCTTTCTCGGCGGATCACTTGGAATCCTGGTACGACCGTCGCCGCGTGTTTCGCTTCATTTTGTCGGGCAGGCGGATCGCCTCACCGGCGCAGGGGCGGAGTTCGAGCCGGAAATATCCGATATCCGTGACAAACTGCTGCTCACCGCCTCGGCCAGAGTGTATTTCCACTTCGGGCAGGCAGATCGCACCGAGTGGGCCTCGGACAAGGCCTGGTCGACAGCTTCGGAAAGGCCCGAATTACCACGCCAAGCCCGGCGCGACAGCGACGGTGACGGAATCGACGACACGCTAGATTCCTGTCTTAGCACGCCGCGCGGGGCCGATGTGGACGCGTCCGGCTGCCCGGTTGATTCCGATCGCGACGGTGTCCAGGACGGCCTCGACGACTGCCCATCTACTCCCACCCCGGCAAGAAACCGGGTCGATATCCACGGATGTCCGGTCGATTCCGATTACGACGGCCTTCCTGATTATGCGGATAGCTGCGCGTTTGGTCTGGTGGGAGCGCAGGTCGATGAACGCGGCTGCCCGATCGACAGCGACAACGACGGCGTCCCGGAGGGCCTGGACGACTGCCCTTACACGCTGCCCGGGGTCGAGGTCGACAAACACGGCTGTATCGACCTGACCATGCTGTCAAAGCCGATGGTGCTGAACATCGACTACGCGCCTGGGTCATTCGAAGTTGATCCGCACAATCGGAAGCGAATCGAGCGCCTGGGGGGACTGCTGAATTTCGTCCCGGACATCAAAATCGACATTAACGGCTACACTGATGATATTGGCACCGACGCCGCCAACCGGGCGCTCTCGGAGAAGCGGGCCAACCGGGTGAAGGGAATTCTGCAGTCGCTTGGGATCGACGCTGACCGCATGAAAGCGTACGGCCGGGGTGAAACGAACTTTGTGGCATCGAACCAGACCGCGGAGGGCCGTGCCCGCAACCGCCGGATCGAGATCGTATTCTACAAGTAGGACGGTGGGACAGATCACATGGGCTACAACTACACGGATGTCGAGATCGGCCAAACCACCCGCAAGAAGAAGTATGCGGTGGTGATCTACCTGCCCCAGAGGCTGGAGCGCTATGTGGCCTCAATTCGGGAGAGGTTCGACCCGGATTACGACGTGGTCGCCGCTCACATCACGCTGGTATTCCCGTGGGAGACCACGGTTCCCCTGGCAGAACTTTCTGCCGTAATAAACTCCGAGGCACGCAAGTGCCCGCCGGTGAAAGTGCGTCTTGAATCGGTAGGGGATTTTTATCCCGGCACGCCGATTATCTACTGGGGAGTCTCGCCAGTGGAGCCGCTGCGCTGTTTGTATCGCCAACTCTACGCGAATCTCGACCTCCCGCTGCCGTTCAAGGAGCTGATTCCGCATGTAACGGTGGCTAAGGAGATATCCCCTCACCGTGTGATGTTGGTTAAGGATCAGATTGCGTCGTACCTCCCCAGCGAATCGTTCGACGTAACCTCTATCGATCTCATTTCGCCGGTGGCGGATCATCACTGGGTCTCGGTCCGCACGTTTCCGCTTACCGGGGCGTAAGACTGTCATTGGTCGGGACTCTCGCGTGCATTACATTCCCGGCAGTATGAACGCATCACCACGTGGACCGCACACGCTCGACAAGAATTGGTGGCGCAAGACCGGCCAACTGATGCTTGAACTGCGGGCCATATACCTTGCCTGCCGCGATCGCCGTGTCCGTTGGTATACCAAAGCGCCGGCGGTCTGTCTGGTGGGCTACGCTTTCAGCCCCATCGATCTGATACCCGACCCGATTCCAGTCCTGGGCCAGCTCGACGACCTGGTGCTCATCCCGCTTGGGATTGTGCTTATTCGGACAACCATTCCAGAGAGAGTACTCGCCGAGTACCGCCAGAAAGCGATGGAATGTACTTTCAGGCCTGATACCAACGTGGCCACTGCCGTCATTATAGCTTTATGGCTCTTGACTTTGGGGGTATCGATTGCCATCCTGGTCCGGGTTGTGGGCAATTAATCTGTGACCGATTATTAGCTTGCAATAGTGTTTGGAAACCGGTAGTATTAACCTGCTCTATTATGAGGATTCTGATTGTAACCCAACACTTTCCGCCGGAACGCGGGGCGGTCAGACGACTGTACGAATTTTCCCGGTACTTTGTGCGCCAGGGCAATGAAGTATCGGTCCTGACTGCGATTCCCAACTATCCTGACGGAGTAGTGCCGCCCAAATACCGCGGCAAGTTCTTTTATCGCGAAGAACTTGACGGGGTCAGGGTCTATCGAAGCTGGGTGCTGCCGGCCTCGAATCAGTATCCCGGCCGGCGGATGATCGGCTTTGTCATCTTCCTGTTCACCAGTCTTCTGAATTCGTTCCGCATCGGGTCCGGATTCGACGTTGTCCTGGCATCGACGCCGCCGGTCAACACACCGGTGATCGGCTGGCTGATAAGCAAACTTCGCAGGGCTAAGTTTGTCATCGAGATTCGCGACTTGCAGCCGGAGTCAAGCGAAGACTTCGGCAATCTGAACCGTACGTTTTTTACGCGGATGCTCAAGCGGCTGATGCACTGGCATTACCGTCGCGCCGACAAGATTGTTGCCGCCACCGACGGCATCGCCGAATACATCAAGTACCTCGGCATTCCAGCTGAAAAGGTCGCCACGATCAAATCCGGGTTCGGGCAGGAGTTTGCCACCGCCGGGCACAATGGTATTCGCAAAAAGTTCGGCTGGGAGGAAAAGTTTTTAGTGCTCTATTCGGGCACGCTCGGTTGGGCGCATTCGCTTGAGACGGTGATCGAGGCCGCCCGCCAGTTGACCGATCAGCCCGATGTGCTTTTTGTGTTTGTCGGCGACGGCGAGAAGCGTTCCACGCTCGAGGGCATGGTGCGCGACTACGGCCTTCGCAACGTGGTCTTTATCGGCGCCCAGCCTTTGGAGACGATCCCGTATTTTCTCAAAACTTCTGACGTGCTGGTCGAGAGCCTGCGCGAGGTGCCGATCACCCAGGGCACGTTTCCGGCCAAGCTGTTCGAGTACATGGCCTCGGGCAGGCCGATCCTTTTCGGCGCCCGCGACGGCGAAGCGGTTCGCGAGCTTCGCGCCGCCGGCGGGGTGCTCTCGTTTGCCAGCGACGATGTCAACCGGCTGTGTGATCTGATCCTCCAGGTAAAATCGGGCAAGATTGACGGCGATGCTCTGGGCTATCGTTATTACCAGCATGCCGAGAGATTCCACCGCCGGGAACGCTGGGCGAAAGAGTATCTCTCGTTCCTGATCAGCCGGGAAGCTGACTGACACTAGCCGGCTCCGCTGTTCCGTCTTTCCGATCCTCACTCCCTCTTAGGCTTATGGTATCGAAACGAGTAATAACCAAATACACGCGATAGACCGCATGGCCCAGATTTCTATTTCCGCACTGCCGCGGCTGATAGTTGGCGCGGACACCCGTGTCCCCACGCTCAACGGCCCGCGCCGCTATGTGAATTTCGACAACGCCGCCTCGACACCGCCGTTTCAGCCGATTGTCGATACTGTCAATTCCTTCCTCGAGTGGTACTCCAACGTGCATCGGGGCACCGGTTTCAAATCGCAGCTGTCGAGCTGGGCGTTCGAGGAGGCGCGTGACCTGGTGGCCCGATTTGTCGGGGCTGACTTGAACCGCGAGGTTGTCATATTCACCAAGAACACAACCGAGGCGATCAATAAGCTTGCCGGTCGTGCCTGTGGCGCCCCGGGAGACATCATTCTGACCACGTTGATGGAACATCACTCCAACGAGCTCCCTTGGCGGCGCGCCGGACGAGTGGTGCATGTCGGTCTGAACCCGGACGGTACGATCGACCGGGCAGATTTCGAGTCCAGGCTGAAACAGTATGCCGGCCGGGTCCGCCTGGTGGCGATAACCGGCGCCTCCAATGTCTCGGGATACATAAACGATCTGGGCTTCTTTGCCGCGCGGGCGCACCAGGCGGGCGCGAAGATCATGGTCGACGGCGCCCAGTTGGTGCCGCATCGCCCGGTAAACATGAATCCGGACGACCCCGGTCGCAAGATCGATTTCCTCGTGTTCTCTGCTCACAAGATGTACGCGCCGTACGGTGTGGGGGTGATAGTCGGCGAAAAGGAGTGTTTTGAGATGGGCGACCCCAGCGAGGTCGGCGGCGGGGTGGTTGACATCGTCACTCTCGAAGAAGCCTACTGGACGGATCTTCCGGAAAAAGAAGAAGCCGGCACGCCGGACATAGTCGGCGTCGTGGCGCTTGGGGCAGCGATACGGCTGTATCAGCAGCTCGGCTGGGACAATATCATCCGCCATGAGTCCGAGCTGACTGCGCACGCCCTGGAACGGCTGAAGACAATTCCAGGGGTTACTGTCTATGGCAGCGTCGATCCGCGCAATGCTTCTCAGAGGCTGGGAGTGATATCTTTCAATGTCAACAGCGTCCCGCACGCGCTGACTGCGGCTATACTCAGTTACGAGGGGGCGATCGGCGTTCGCGCCGGCTGCTTCTGCGCCCACACCTATGTCAAAGAGCTTATGGGTGTGACCGATGCACAGGCGCGCAAGTATGAGCTGGAGATTCTCAATCGCGATCGCTCCCACCTTCCCGGCGCGGTGCGGGCATCGTTCGGTCTTTACAATACGATTGAGGATGTCGACTGGTTCGCGACCATGGTCGCTAAGATAGCCACGCGCGAGTACTCCGCTGACTATGTTCTCGACAAGGAGCGCGGCGAATACCAACCGCGGGATTTCGTGTTCAAGTTCGACGAGTATTTCCGGTTCTGAATGCCGTTGTCCTGGGGAGGGCCGACTGGTAGCCTACAGCTTGCTGAGGGATTGTCGCGTCTCAAAACCTCGATCTGTTGCGTCAGGCAACGACCCCATTTGCCTTGCTCAACGGTCGAGGCAGAAGGGGCAAGCACCGGCGCAACAGTTTTGGCGTCTTTTGAGACAGGGTATCCGGACCTGCCGCTCTGGTGATTCGCCTTTGAAACGCCGGCCAAAAAGTGTTACTTATATCCCGACGCTGAAGCACAAACCCTGTAGTAAAACCTGCCGTGCGGATATGAGCGCCACTCGGCGGGCGGTTTAGATGTTGATGAGTGACACCGGTAACACCATAACAACAACCACATCGCACGATCCTGTCCGCGCAGCGGCGCTGGAGGCGATCGGCCAGATCGAGGCCGGGCAGGAGGCCGATGCCGCCATCCGGAAAGTCGCTCAGGGTAAGTCGCTCAAGCCGCTCGACGTCCGGTTTCTAACTCAGCTCGTTAATGGGACGGTCAAGATGCGCCGCCGTCTCGACCACGAAATCAAGTTCTACCTGGCACGGCCGTCGGTGCCGCTTCCGCCGGTTCTTGCCAACATCCTCCGACTCGGCTTCTACCAACTGATCTTCACAGATCGTGTGCCTGCCGCTGCGGCGGTTTCCGAGTCGGTCAACCTCGCCCGCAAGTTCACCGATGTCAGCCAGGCCAAACTGGTCAATGCGGTCATGCGCTCGCGGCTTCGCGAGCCCGAAAAAGTCAGCTTTGCCGACAAGGACGAAAATCCGTGGAAGTACCTCGGCGATTTGTACAGCTACCCGGACTACTTTGTGAGATACTGTCTGGACGAGTTCGGCATAGAGAACACTGAACGACTGCTGGCCGCCTACAACCGCCCGCCGAGCGTGACGTATCGAGTGAACTATCTTAAGGCGAAACCGGACGATGTCGCTGCGATACTGCGCCAGAACGGAATTGAATTCATACCCGGTAAATATCTGCCGGAGTATTTTCGGCTTCAGAGTTCAGGGCTGCCCCTGGAGAAGGAACTGATCGAGACCGGGCTGGTGTTCGTTCAGGACGAGTCCTCGGGCTTGCCGGTGCGCCTGCTCAACCCGAAACAAGGTGATAATGTGGTCGATCTCACTGCCGCGCCGGGTGGGAAGGCGACTCATACCGCGGTACGAATGCGAAACAAAGGGATGGTGACAGCGGTCGATAAATCGCGCCAGCGGCTTGAGTTGGTGGTAGAGAACGCCCGGAGGCTCGGCATTAAAATCATTTCGCCGGTGGCGTGTGACATGACAGAGTTCACCGGCGGCCCGTTTGACCGGGTGCTACTCGATCCGCCCTGCAGCGGCTGGGGTACCGCGCGCAAGCATGCCGATCTGCGCTGGGCCAAGAGCGAGAGCGATATCGCCAACATGGCCAAGGTTCAGGCCAAGATGATCGACCGTGCCGCTCGCCTGGTAAAACCCGGTGGGCTGCTTGTTTACTCGACCTGTACGATTATCCGGTCAGAGAACGATCAAATCGTCGAGAACTTCCTGCTCCGTAATGATCAGTTTGAGATCGATTCTGCTGCTCAATTCCTCCCGCACGAACTCGTGAATGAGCGCGGGTTTGTCAAAACATACCCGGAATTCGACGAGCTCGATGGATCCTTTTGCGTTCGCTTAAAGAGAAAACTGAACTCCTGACGTGGCCATGTCGGTCCGGGCTTTTTTAGATTGATCTACCGCTCGGAAATGCCGTATAAGCAGACATTATGGACAGACCCCGTGCCTCACGCCTGACCAAAGCCGCGTCCGCCCCGGCCGGATGGCTGGACCGCTGGCTCCCGCCCGGCACTCGCCAACGTCGGCTCCTCATGTGGATTGCCGTGCCGCTGGTCGCCTGTCTGATACTGGCGGTCGCACTTGATAAGATCGTGATGCCCATAGTAACCCGTCAGGGCGCCGAGTTTCTTTTGCCCGACTACACCAACAAACCGGTTCTTGAGGCCCAGCTGGCGCTGGCCGATCTGGAACTCGCCCACGAGGTGGCCTCCGAAGAGTACGCACCCGGTGTACCGACCGGTGTGATTATTCGGCAGTTTCCCCGCGCCGGCACCAAAGTGAAGCCGGGCCG
Coding sequences within it:
- a CDS encoding OmpA family protein, with protein sequence MWHRRIMRVAGAILGVLIIATPAAAEDYRYALGGGAGLVSMSGGKFFSFPGKAAFEAALAHRLSSRWQLVLDYSVYTLANDENKLSVDTSGSFQNNSPLDFAATRLGIRLDRKLSEPDRLFNLTAGLGGGLLIWKGIDPDSNTTYVVRGDQDQPTDFSATELFLGGSLGILVRPSPRVSLHFVGQADRLTGAGAEFEPEISDIRDKLLLTASARVYFHFGQADRTEWASDKAWSTASERPELPRQARRDSDGDGIDDTLDSCLSTPRGADVDASGCPVDSDRDGVQDGLDDCPSTPTPARNRVDIHGCPVDSDYDGLPDYADSCAFGLVGAQVDERGCPIDSDNDGVPEGLDDCPYTLPGVEVDKHGCIDLTMLSKPMVLNIDYAPGSFEVDPHNRKRIERLGGLLNFVPDIKIDINGYTDDIGTDAANRALSEKRANRVKGILQSLGIDADRMKAYGRGETNFVASNQTAEGRARNRRIEIVFYK
- a CDS encoding glycosyltransferase family 4 protein; its protein translation is MRILIVTQHFPPERGAVRRLYEFSRYFVRQGNEVSVLTAIPNYPDGVVPPKYRGKFFYREELDGVRVYRSWVLPASNQYPGRRMIGFVIFLFTSLLNSFRIGSGFDVVLASTPPVNTPVIGWLISKLRRAKFVIEIRDLQPESSEDFGNLNRTFFTRMLKRLMHWHYRRADKIVAATDGIAEYIKYLGIPAEKVATIKSGFGQEFATAGHNGIRKKFGWEEKFLVLYSGTLGWAHSLETVIEAARQLTDQPDVLFVFVGDGEKRSTLEGMVRDYGLRNVVFIGAQPLETIPYFLKTSDVLVESLREVPITQGTFPAKLFEYMASGRPILFGARDGEAVRELRAAGGVLSFASDDVNRLCDLILQVKSGKIDGDALGYRYYQHAERFHRRERWAKEYLSFLISREAD
- a CDS encoding anhydro-N-acetylmuramic acid kinase; protein product: HGQTVRHLPRKTRFAGYLVNGTMQLGSLEQIAAHTRRIVVGDFRQADIALGNEGAPITGAAMHRLFAAVEESRLIVNIGGMSNFFYFPGRKARRAPAAADCGPGNSLCDILASRLFGVPFDRGGKLARSGRTSQRLLTLLLGQPYFKRGARSTGREEFGQRLADRLIAAGRKLRLEKADILATAAELTVCAISRSLRPFIRRDRTVRSLYLTGGGVHNRFFVERLRGLSDSLAVESIAALGYDSDLVEASAYAVMGEAALRGEALPTRFGSGMRKPHRPVLGRIVQPPH
- the rsmB gene encoding 16S rRNA (cytosine(967)-C(5))-methyltransferase RsmB, coding for MSDTGNTITTTTSHDPVRAAALEAIGQIEAGQEADAAIRKVAQGKSLKPLDVRFLTQLVNGTVKMRRRLDHEIKFYLARPSVPLPPVLANILRLGFYQLIFTDRVPAAAAVSESVNLARKFTDVSQAKLVNAVMRSRLREPEKVSFADKDENPWKYLGDLYSYPDYFVRYCLDEFGIENTERLLAAYNRPPSVTYRVNYLKAKPDDVAAILRQNGIEFIPGKYLPEYFRLQSSGLPLEKELIETGLVFVQDESSGLPVRLLNPKQGDNVVDLTAAPGGKATHTAVRMRNKGMVTAVDKSRQRLELVVENARRLGIKIISPVACDMTEFTGGPFDRVLLDPPCSGWGTARKHADLRWAKSESDIANMAKVQAKMIDRAARLVKPGGLLVYSTCTIIRSENDQIVENFLLRNDQFEIDSAAQFLPHELVNERGFVKTYPEFDELDGSFCVRLKRKLNS
- a CDS encoding SpoIID/LytB domain-containing protein, encoding MAAGLALLGLLWGCGGVPGLQDESLDSVIRIPFVRVLLDEKAEGVQAGSDASFAIECLRGGRQEVFYSSQPVTVQPVRSLLSVSNARGDAIRADLDEVNVIPRGAGNRVRFGDRKYRGLLRFLPRGEVVRVINVIYMEDYLRGVVPPEIGLRAKTEMEAVKAQAVAARTYAMAHLKQYEGEPYDMKASIMDQVYEGFTGENALSNKAIDLTAGQVATYQDDMIDAYFHSTCGGRTDNIADVWDRKEVPYLKSVEDFEACSWSKYYNWQEAFTEQQLRGRIEQYLASDRGRDLRIGTITDVSVSERTAGGRVRRLLVRTDQDVYRFEKDRIRWVIGRTSNPDLILPSDRFDIDIERDAAQNIVSVTFRGQGYGHGVGMCQCGAIGHSRNGWNYERILKHYYASVDIKKLY
- a CDS encoding YkvA family protein, with translation MNASPRGPHTLDKNWWRKTGQLMLELRAIYLACRDRRVRWYTKAPAVCLVGYAFSPIDLIPDPIPVLGQLDDLVLIPLGIVLIRTTIPERVLAEYRQKAMECTFRPDTNVATAVIIALWLLTLGVSIAILVRVVGN
- a CDS encoding 2'-5' RNA ligase family protein, translating into MGYNYTDVEIGQTTRKKKYAVVIYLPQRLERYVASIRERFDPDYDVVAAHITLVFPWETTVPLAELSAVINSEARKCPPVKVRLESVGDFYPGTPIIYWGVSPVEPLRCLYRQLYANLDLPLPFKELIPHVTVAKEISPHRVMLVKDQIASYLPSESFDVTSIDLISPVADHHWVSVRTFPLTGA
- a CDS encoding aminotransferase class V-fold PLP-dependent enzyme codes for the protein MAQISISALPRLIVGADTRVPTLNGPRRYVNFDNAASTPPFQPIVDTVNSFLEWYSNVHRGTGFKSQLSSWAFEEARDLVARFVGADLNREVVIFTKNTTEAINKLAGRACGAPGDIILTTLMEHHSNELPWRRAGRVVHVGLNPDGTIDRADFESRLKQYAGRVRLVAITGASNVSGYINDLGFFAARAHQAGAKIMVDGAQLVPHRPVNMNPDDPGRKIDFLVFSAHKMYAPYGVGVIVGEKECFEMGDPSEVGGGVVDIVTLEEAYWTDLPEKEEAGTPDIVGVVALGAAIRLYQQLGWDNIIRHESELTAHALERLKTIPGVTVYGSVDPRNASQRLGVISFNVNSVPHALTAAILSYEGAIGVRAGCFCAHTYVKELMGVTDAQARKYELEILNRDRSHLPGAVRASFGLYNTIEDVDWFATMVAKIATREYSADYVLDKERGEYQPRDFVFKFDEYFRF